A genomic segment from Juglans regia cultivar Chandler chromosome 14, Walnut 2.0, whole genome shotgun sequence encodes:
- the LOC109015871 gene encoding probable serine/threonine-protein kinase PBL12, which translates to MDSTKLQVFTSEDLKAFTNNFNEKNLVGVIQFGKLYSGKIKGGMNGEEARDVTVKTWDRKSESTPLAYDECLTVKEEVEFLTNPAMNSHPSLAKLIGYCCDEVKGVVYDISPRDTLHNLMVKDDLNWQQRMNVILELARLLKFLHGQDKPYLVFSINPSHIMLDWDLNSKLIDFGLIGKWVIGEMSAKKKQIAIPTRCIDPYFALRGGEWGTSCEVYSFGVILLGLIAKRISEWDKQEQPDRVLENLLHVWAKMEYKPQSSLVHKSLQEDWGYHAADGIAITELGMHCIEFFPLNRPTMEDVVKRLENLLMFQRLGDSRSHKRDKKF; encoded by the exons ATGGATTCAACAAAGCTACAAGTGTTTACATCGGAGGACTTGAAAGCTTTCACCAATAATTTCAACGAGAAGAACCTGGTTGGTGTTATCCAGTTTGGAAAATTATATTCAGGAAAGATTAAAGGAGGCATGAATGGAGAAGAAGCCCGAGATGTGACGGTAAAGACGTGGGATAGGAAATCCGAATCCACGCCCCTCGCATATGATGAGTGCTTGACGGTCAAA GAAGAAGTAGAATTTTTAACAAATCCTGCAATGAATAGTCATCCCAGCTTGGCAAAACTGATTGGTTATTGCTGTGATGAAGTAAAGGGTGTTGTTTATGATATCAGTCCACGAGATACACTGCATAACCTAATGGTCAAAG ATGATCTCAACTGGCAACAGAGGATGAATGTTATTCTTGAACTTGCACGCCTCCTTAAATTTCTTCATGGACAGGACAAACCGTATCTGGTCTTTAGTATCAATCCATCTCATATAATGCTCGATTGG gatctcaattcaaaattaattgattttggaTTAATTGGCAAATGGGTCATTGGTGAAATGAGTGCCAAAAAGAAGCAAATAGCAATACCAACTCGCTGTATTGATCCATATTTTGCTCTACGAG GAGGTGAATGGGGAACAAGCTGTGAAGTATATTCATTTGGTGTCATTCTCCTGGGACTAATAGCCAAAAGAATTTCTGAATGGGATAAACAGGAACAACCCGACCGGGTACTCGAAAACCTGCTACATGTTTGGGCTAAGATGGAATATAAACCCCAGAGTTCTCTTGTCCACAAATCCCTGCAAGAAGACTGGGGCTATCATGCTGCAGATGGTATAGCAATTACTGAGTTGGGGATGCATTGCATTGAGTTCTTTCCATTGAACCGTCCTACTATGGAAGATGTTGTCAAGCGACTTGAAAATTTACTTATGTTTCAACGTCTTGGTGATTCAAGATCTCACAAAAGGGACAAGAAGTTTTAA
- the LOC109015822 gene encoding uncharacterized protein LOC109015822 has product MSTLTFPHIHPGSFKFFKSSNVLHLNFPQIRIRRPPVCCTKSTPWEPSLPVTYAPTETAADNLLKKTTNIFDTLSSENTAEVALTSAKELTNTSNQPLVQLQFLKWPMWLLGPSLLLATGMIPTLWLPISSIFLGPNIASLLSLIGLDCIFNLGATLFLLMADSCARPKQPTQASKSKAPFTYQFWNMVATVTGFIIPLMMLYGSQKGFLQPQLSFLQPQLSFITSAVLLGPYFLLLFVQVLTEMLTWHWQSPVWLVTPVVYEAYRVLQLMRGLKLGAELSAPAWIMHVIRGLVCWWVLILGVQLMRVAWFAGFTSRARQQQTSSAADS; this is encoded by the coding sequence ATGTCAACTCTTACTTTTCCCCACATCCATCCTGGaagctttaaattttttaaatcctcaaatgTGCTCCATCTCAACTTCCCTCAAATTCGAATTAGACGCCCCCCTGTTTGCTGCACAAAATCGACTCCATGGGAACCTTCTTTACCAGTCACATATGCTCCCACTGAGACTGCTGCTGACAACTTGTTGAAGAAAACCACCAACATATTTGATACCCTTAGTTCTGAGAACACAGCTGAAGTTGCATTAACCAGCGCCAAAGAGCTCACCAACACAAGTAATCAGCCATTGGTGCAGCTTCAGTTCCTCAAATGGCCGATGTGGCTTCTGGGCCCTTCTCTCCTACTTGCTACAGGCATGATTCCGACCTTGTGGCTCCCAATATCTTCCATCTTCCTTGGGCCTAACATAGCCAGCTTGCTTTCATTGATCGGACTTGATTGCATTTTCAATCTTGGCGCAACCCTTTTTCTCCTCATGGCTGATTCCTGTGCCCGTCCAAAGCAACCAACACAGGCGAGCAAAAGTAAAGCTCCTTTTACATACCAATTTTGGAACATGGTTGCTACTGTAACAGGATTTATTATTCCTTTGATGATGCTATATGGATCCCAAAAGGGTTTCCTTCAACCGCAACTATCCTTCCTTCAACCGCAACTATCTTTCATCACATCTGCTGTTCTATTGGGTCCCTACTTTCTGCTTCTGTTCGTACAAGTTTTGACTGAGATGCTCACATGGCATTGGCAGTCACCCGTTTGGCTGGTGACCCCTGTTGTGTATGAGGCTTACCGTGTACTGCAGCTGATGAGGGGGTTGAAGCTTGGGGCTGAACTCAGTGCGCCAGCATGGATTATGCATGTGATCCGGGGGTTGGTATGCTGGTGGGTGCTGATTCTAGGTGTGCAGCTCATGAGGGTGGCTTGGTTTGCTGGTTTCACTTCTCGAGCTCGTCAGCAACAGACTTCTTCTGCCGCTGATAGTTAG
- the LOC109015863 gene encoding vesicle-associated protein 1-2, which produces MSTGELLSIEPQELEFPFELRKQISSSLQLSNKTDNYVAFKVKTTNPKKYCVRPNTGIVLPRSTCDVIVTMQAQKEAPPDMQCKDKFLLQSVVTGAGATVKDITPEMFNKESGHNVEESKLRVVYVAPPRPPSPVREGSEEGSSPRASVSDNGNLNASEFTPASRAHVERHEPQDNSSEARTLISKLTEEKNSTVQQNNKLLQELELLRREANKSRGGISLIYMLLVGLVGIVLGYLLKKT; this is translated from the exons ATGAGTACCGGCGAGCTTCTCAGCATCGAGCCTCAAGAGCTCGAATTCCCTT ttgagttgAGGAAGCAGATCTCGAGCTCTCTGCAGTTGTCCAATAAGACCGATAATTATGTGGCATTCAAG GTGAAGACGACAAATCCAAAGAAGTACTGTGTGAGACCCAATACTGGAATTGTGTTGCCGAGGTCTACCTGCGATGTTATAG TTACAATGCAAGCACAGAAGGAGGCCCCGCCGGACATGCAATGCAAGGACAAGTTCCTGCTACAAAGCGTGGTCACAGGTGCCGGAGCTACCGTGAAGGATATAACCCCAGAAATG TTCAATAAGGAGTCAGGGCATAACGTCGAGGAGTCCAAATTGAGGGTTGTTTATGTTGCTCCACCGCGACCCCCATCGCCTGTTCGAGAAGGGTCAGAGGAAGGTTCTTCACCAAGGGCTTCGGTATCCGATAATGGGAATCTGAATGCTTCTGAATTTACACCT GCTTCAAGAGCTCATGTGGAGCGACATGAGCCCCAAGATAACTCGTCTGAG GCAAGGACTCTTATTTCGAAGCTGACTGAGGAGAAAAATTCTACTGTTCAGCAAAATAACAAGCTCCTGCAAGAACTG GAGCTCTTGAGGCGTGAAGCCAATAAAAGCCGCGGTGGTATCTCGCTTATATACATGCTTCTTGTTGGCTTGGTCGGCATCGTCTTGGGGTATCTTCTTAAGAAGACATAA